One Pyrofollis japonicus DNA window includes the following coding sequences:
- a CDS encoding winged helix-turn-helix domain-containing protein, with protein sequence MAADPRRRNNEEVYVYDQGIVLDKLYEDDDVVVVVAPNEDQLRDIILELLQERPMTVRELHSKLSGLASEDKIRYALNKLIEEGIVEGDEEGRYYALYT encoded by the coding sequence TTGGCAGCTGATCCAAGGCGCAGAAATAACGAGGAGGTATATGTTTACGATCAAGGAATAGTTCTCGATAAGCTATATGAAGACGATGATGTAGTAGTTGTTGTTGCGCCTAATGAGGATCAATTGCGTGATATAATTCTTGAGCTTTTACAGGAGAGGCCTATGACGGTTCGAGAGCTGCATAGTAAGCTTTCCGGTCTTGCAAGTGAAGACAAAATTAGGTATGCCCTCAATAAGCTAATTGAAGAAGGTATAGTCGAAGGAGATGAAGAAGGAAGATACTATGCTCTATATACATAG